One region of Armigeres subalbatus isolate Guangzhou_Male chromosome 3, GZ_Asu_2, whole genome shotgun sequence genomic DNA includes:
- the LOC134223931 gene encoding uncharacterized protein LOC134223931, protein MHSTHNMSLEVLAGVTPLKHRYWELSLRILIKCGTSNTLVLENFDNMLELVHRSRYLRVYLNYISSDLCLPCYNPPRVHFVNDSSSIEYDLSMKHAIQGIPDHLRQISIPSIFSEKYEHVNCNNRYFTDGSRINGSTGFGVFNVSSTTFRKLQEPCSVYVAELAAINFALGIISNQPVDHYFIFSDSLSSIEALRSMKSVKHASYFLTTIREQMRDLVERSFKITFVWVPSHCLIYGNEKADSLAKVGAQEGEVYDRQISNNEFFPLVRQSTLQNWQMIWSHNELGRWLFSIVPKVSARAWFRE, encoded by the exons atgcattcaacgcataacatgagcctggaggtgcttgctggagtcactcctttaaagcaccgttactgggagctctcacttagaatactgatcaaatgtggaacaagtaacacacttgtattagaaaacttcgataatatgcttgaactggttcatcgTTCAAGgtacctgcgagtctatctcaactacatatcgtcagatctctgtcttccatgttataatccacctcgagttcacttcgtcaacgacagttcctcaattgaatacgatctgtccatgaaacacgctattcaaggaataccagatcatcttcgacaaatatctatcccttccattttttctgaaaaatatgaacatgtcaattgcaataacagatatttcactgatggttctcgcattaacggatccactggcttcggtgttttcaacgtaagttcaaccaccttccgaaaacttcaggaaccgtgttcggtttatgttgctgagctggcagcaattaatttcgctttggggataatttccaatcagcccgtagaccattatttcatcttctcggatagtcttagttctatcgaggcactccggtcgatgaaatctgttaagcacgcatcttactttcttacaactataagagagcagatgcgtgatttggtcgaaagatcattcaagattacctttgtatgggtcccatcccattgcctaatctatggcaatgagaaggcggactcgctagcaaaggtgggcgcacaggaaggtgaagtttatgatagacaaatctcgaataacgagtttttcccattagtccgtcagagtactcttcaaaattggcaaatgatttggtcacacaatgaacttggacggtggctattttccatagttcctaaagtttctgcgcgagcgtggttcagag aataa